Proteins from a single region of Antechinus flavipes isolate AdamAnt ecotype Samford, QLD, Australia chromosome 2, AdamAnt_v2, whole genome shotgun sequence:
- the ANKRD60 gene encoding ankyrin repeat domain-containing protein 60 codes for MLDQGPLPGTLQFSPTLPRGFGLGRSPWRHTRSSQSRSPNLITKPFTLRVRLEETGEMYRLSSCHGDTTVRELKEELDLMAGIPFHFQRLLYLDQGILMDDSTLGYHDVVPGGIVSLCIWHQDGWQELVLAAVEGDASKLSCLGVTEDSLYRTPHSLRLRAEKYKEWIADRAFVALYITAHRGHADAVRFLLENGANCLAKTPVGRTALHVAAAMGHVNCINLLLDYGALLAEKDLKGESPIEIARRLKRKRATHTLYLYHVKLKRANLGVFRSKPRHHPSEKGKI; via the exons ATGCTGGACCAGGGACCGCTTCCCGGGACGCTACAGTTCTCTCCAACGCTCCCGCGAGGCTTCGGACTGGGGCGCTCGCCCTGGAGACATACACGTTCTTCTCAGAGCCGGTCCCCCAATTTAATCACTAAACCTTTCACTTTGCGCGTGCGCCTGGAAGAGACTGGAGAGATGTACCGACTGTCCAGCTGCCACGGCGACACCACTGTTCGGGAGCTGAAGGAGGAGTTAGATCTGATGGCCGGGATTCCCTTCCACTTCCAGCGCCTCTTGTACCTGGACCAAG GAATTTTGATGGATGATTCCACATTAGGGTACCATGATGTTGTTCCTGGTGGAATTGTTTCATTGTGTATTTGGCATCAGGATGGATGGCAAGAACTTGTTTTGGCTGCTGTGGAAGGGGACGCTAGTAAG CTATCTTGTTTAGGTGTTACTGAAGACTCTCTATACAGAACTCCACATTCTTTACGTTTGAGagcagaaaaatataaagaatggatAGCTGACAGAGCTTTTGTGGCTCTATATATCACAGCACATAGAGGCCATGCTGACGCTGTACGTTTTCTCCTAGAAAATG GTGCTAATTGTCTGGCCAAAACACCGGTTGGCAGAACTGCTCTTCATGTTGCTGCAGCCATGGGACATGTTAACTGTATAAATCTCCTTCTTGATTATGGAGCACTTCTCGCTGAGAAGGATTTAAAGGGAGAATCGCCAATAGAAATAGCGCGCCGCTTGAAGCGTAAGCGGGCTACCCATACACTCTACCTGTATCACGTCAAGTTGAAAAGAGCAAATCTTGGAGTCTTCAGATCAAAACCTCGTCACCACCCTTCTGAAAAGGGCAAAATATAA